From one Ctenopharyngodon idella isolate HZGC_01 chromosome 15, HZGC01, whole genome shotgun sequence genomic stretch:
- the stard13b gene encoding stAR-related lipid transfer protein 13 isoform X3, protein MYRELPRTESSECLGNMTPETQDIYLRMDHLRRRSGYRLGRIIARQQLLKRKAAEIEAKEACDWLRAAGFPQYAQLFEDSQFPIDISPVKKDHDFLDKDLVEPLCRRLNTLNKCASMKLDVNLPKKKSEDSDEDDLFAISDKWTFEWSSRRWSRLQDINCLLRGVENKNLRENSALRTTTSSESVLTDLSEPEISSLHSESSGGSGGIPAHSAEDSDSSHRTCSDSAAMPDHTSLGVTHLSSDISSYDSLPVKHAKRGQTRAKEFLSRMEALQLRGAMGGGGNRSLVISAPVLQQEPQAVKTLRCVEIINCDVRLAEPPSGMGLPSQSSSEGSSSQSSGSAVSTPNLKERNVHRANHKRSGMYLEDLDVFSSLIQGKRVAEQNRRNEFRSYEDLVVHIPKDHKPGTFPKALSIESLSPSMATSINWHSASMDSDVQRPPSIKEPRPITQCCARGSRISIYDNVPGSHLYASTGDLIDLEKEDLFPHLDDILQHVSGLQQIVDHWSKNVLPNSENAVKERVDFNGERQGDLQSSSQITLDFEGHSVLEGQATLTDVDRDGVSLNETESTGMRERRDSGVGASLTRPRRLRWPSFQISNRLSHSVASLQISSQSAAQLSLLQKFSLLRLTAIMEKYSMSNKHGWTWAVPKFMKRMKVPDYKDKNVFGVPLIVHVQRFGQPLPLGVQQALRYLRSQCLDQVGLFRKSGVKSRIQALRQMNESSPDDVNYEDQSAYDVADMVKQFFRDLPEPLLTSKLGETFLHIYQYVPKEQRLQAVQAAIMLMSDENREVLQTLLCFLSDVTSVQENQMTPMNIAVCLAPSLFHLNILKKDNLAPRAMQMQKKYATGRPDQKDLNENLAATQGLAHMITECNRLFEIPHEMVTQSRNSYVEAELQAPTIEELCKQQHQEEEGEDEGSWPAFIEARLQGLLKESREKAKGWVSCQSTGNTELSYKKVGDGNPLRRWRVSVEVEAPPSVVLNRVLRERHLWDVDLMNWKVCEVLDRQTEVFQYVLNCMPPHPSRDFVVLRSWRTDLPRGTCSLVSVSIEHEDCLPVGGIRAIVMESNYLLEPCGSGKSRLTHICRVDLKGRSPEWYNKAFGHLCAAEAARIRNSFQPIQTEGPETKI, encoded by the exons AAATCGAGGCAAAGGAAGCTTGTGACTGGCTACGGGCGGCAGGATTCCCCCAGTACGCCCAGCTCTTTGAAG ATTCTCAGTTTCCAATTGACATCTCTCCTGTGAAGAAAGACCACGATTTCTTGGACAAAGACCTTGTGGAACCTCTATGTCG gcGACTGAATACGCTGAACAAGTGTGCCTCTATGAAACTTGACGTTAACCTTCCCAAGAAAAAA AGCGAAGACTCAGATGAAGATGACCTCTTTGCCATCAGTGACAAATGGACCTTTGAATGGAGCAGTCGTCGCTGGTCCAGGCTCCAAGACATTAATTGCCTGCTGAGGGGTGTGGAAAACAAGAATTTGCGGGAGAACTCTGCCCTGAGGACAACAACCAGCAGCGAGAGTGTTCTAACAGATTTGAGCGAGCCGGAGATCTCCTCGCTCCACAGCGAGAGCAGCGGTGGAAGCGGCGGTATTCCTGCGCACAGCGCGGAAGACTCGGACAGCTCGCACCGCACCTGCTCTGACTCTGCAGCCATGCCCGACCACACATCACTAGGTGTGACCCATCTCTCTTCAGATATTTCGAGCTACGATTCGCTGCCTGTAAAGCATGCCAAGCGAGGACAAACACGAGCTAAGGAGTTCTTAAGCCGCATGGAGGCTTTGCAGTTGCGGGGAGCAATGGGTGGCGGAGGGAACAGGAGTCTTGTAATAAGTGCCCCGGTTCTCCAACAAGAACCCCAGGCTGTGAAAACTCTCCGTTGTGTGGAGATCATCAATTGTGACGTGCGTCTAGCGGAGCCACCTTCCGGCATGGGGTTGCCATCCCAGTCCAGCAGCGAAGGGAGCAGCAGCCAGTCCAGCGGGAGTGCCGTCAGTACGCCAAACCTGAAGGAACGCAACGTCCACCGGGCCAATCACAAGCGGAGCGGGATGTACCTGGAGGACTTGGATGTGTTTTCCAGTCTCATCCAGGGTAAGCGTGTGGCCGAGCAGAACCGCCGCAACGAGTTCCGCTCCTACGAGGACCTGGTGGTGCATATTCCTAAAGATCACAAACCTGGAACCTTTCCCAAAGCTCTGTCCATTGAGAGTCTTTCACCCTCAATGGCAACCTCTATCAACTGGCACTCGGCAAGCATGGACTCGGATGTCCAGCGTCCACCCAGCATCAAAGAACCTCGCCCCATCACGCAGTGCTGCGCACGAGGTAGTCGGATCAGCATTTACGACAACGTACCTGGCTCACACCTCTATGCCAGCACTGGTGACCTCATAGACCTTGAAAAAGAAGACCTTTTCCCACATTTGGACGATATTCTGCAGCATGTTAGTGGGCTGCAACAGATCGTGGACCACTGGTCCAAGAATGTACTGCCCAATAGTGAAAATGCAGTGAAGGAGCGAGTTGATTTTAATGGAGAGAGACAAGGGGACCTGCAGTCATCTAGCCAGATCACGCTGGACTTTGAGGGACATTCAGTGCTGGAAGGTCAGGCTACCCTCACTGATGTAGACAGGGATGGGGTGTCACTTAATGAAACAGAATCCACAGGAATGAGGGAAAGGAGAGACTCTGGTGTTGGGGCTTCGCTTACCAGACCAAGACG CTTGCGATGGCCGAGCTTCCAAATTTCCAACCGCCTCAGCCATTCGGTCGCCTCTCTCCAGATCTCCAGCCAATCTGCCGCCCAGCTTAGTCTGCTACAGAAATTTTCCTTGCTCCGTCTCACTGCCATTATGGAGAAGTACTCCATGTCCAACAAACATGGCTGGACCTG GGCTGTGCCAAAGTTTATGAAGAGGATGAAGGTTCCAGACTATAAGGATAAGAATGTGTTTGGGGTTCCACTGATTGTGCACGTGCAACGCTTCGGTCAGCCTCTGCCTCTTGGCGTGCAGCAGGCTTTGCGCTACCTCAGGAGCCAATGCCTTGATCAG GTGGGTCTTTTTCGCAAGTCTGGAGTGAAGTCTCGTATCCAAGCTCTCAGACAGATGAATGAGAGTTCTCCAGATGATGTCAACTATGAAGACCAGTCTGCGTACGATGTGGCCGACATGGTCAAACAGTTCTTCAGGGATCTGCCTGAGCCACTTCTGACCAGCAAACTGGGTGAAACCTTCCTCCACATTTACCAAT ATGTGCCCAAAGAGCAGCGCTTACAGGCTGTGCAGGCAGCCATCATGCTGATGTCAGATGAAAACAGGGAGGTATTGCAAACGCTGCTCTGCTTCCTGAGCGATGTCACTTCCGTGCAAGAGAATCAAATGACACCTATGAACATCGCAGTGTGTTTGGCACCTTCGCTTTTTCATCTCAACATCCTGAAGAAGGACAATCTTGCACCAAG AGCTATGCAGATGCAGAAAAAGTATGCTACAGGGAGGCCAGACCAAAAGGACCTGAATGAAAACCTGGCTGCCACTCAGGGCCTGGCACACATGATCACAGAGTGCAACCGCTTGTTTGAG ATTCCACATGAAATGGTGACACAATCACGGAACTCTTACGTGGAGGCGGAGCTTCAGGCTCCCACAATTGAGGAGCTCTGCAAGCAGCAACATCAAGAGGAAGAGGGGGAAGATGAAGGCTCCTGGCCTGCATTCATAGAGGCCAGACTGCAGGGTCTCCTCAAAGAATCACGGGAAAAGGCCAAAGGTTGGGTGTCCTGCCAGAGCACAGGCAACACTGAGCTGTCCTATAAGAAG GTAGGTGATGGGAACCCTCTTCGACGTTGGCGGGTCTCGGTGGAGGTGGAGGCTCCTCCGTCTGTGGTTCTGAACCGCGTTCTTCGGGAACGCCACCTGTGGGACGTGGATCTGATGAATTGGAAAGTGTGTGAGGTCCTGGACAGGCAGACGGAAGTGTTCCAGTATGTCCTCAACTGTATGCCCCCACATCCCAGCAGAGACTTTGTAGTGCTCAG GTCATGGAGGACAGATCTGCCGAGGGGGACGTGTTCTCTGGTGTCTGTGTCTATCGAGCATGAGGACTGTCTGCCTGTAGGGGGCATCAGAGCTATAGTGATGGAATCCAATTACTTACTGGAGCCCTGTGGCTCTGGCAAGTCCAGACTCACCCACATCTGCAGAGTGGACCTGAA GGGGAGATCTCCGGAGTGGTATAACAAAGCATTCGGACACCTTTGCGCCGCCGAAGCCGCTCGTATTCGCAATTCCTTCCAGCCGATCCAAACAGAGGGTCCAGAAACAAAAATTTGA